ACGCATCGCCCGCCTCGTCTTCTTCATCTGTATCACCCTGAGCCTGCTCACCACGGCTGCCAGTTTCGCAGCAGAGCCCATCAACATCGGCTCCCGGCTTGAACTGCTCGTCGACGACACCCTGATCGACTCTCGCAGTGAAGATGTCCGCTTCGAACTGCATCATCCCACACCCCGCGAAGTGGTCTTCACTTATGACAAACCCTGGGAGGGGAGTGGCTGCGGTTATCAGAGCATTTTCAAGGATGGCGACAAATACCGCATGTACTACAAAGCCTGGCACCTCAACGTTCAGGAGAAGAAATTCGGCCCTGCTAACAGCAACTTCACCTGTTACGCAGAGAGTGACGACGGCATTCACTGGAAACGCCCCGACTTGGGACTCTTTTCCTTTCCACCGGGCAGCGGCAATAAAGATAACAACATCGTCATCGGCAAGGCCCACCGCGACTGGATGAAGTCCGCCAAGCCCGATCCCGTGCACCCCGCGGTCTTCAAAGACGAAAACCCCGCCTGTCCTCCCGACGCGAAATACAAAGCCATCCTCCGCTCCCGTGGACCGCACGGACTGCTCGCCCTCAAATCACCCGACGGCATTCACTGGTCGCTGATGTCCGATAAGCCGGTCATCACCAAGGGAGCCTTCGATTCCGAAAACCTCGCCTTCTGGGACCCGGCCACAAAACAGTACCGCGCCTACTGGCGTTACTTCACGGGCGGCACCACCGATGAAAAGAACTGGAAACCCTCCGGCCTCCGCGACATCCGCACCGCCACGTCAGACGACTTCATCCACTGGAGCGAACCCCAGGACCTGAAATACGGCGACGCGCCCCCCGAGCAGCTCTACACCAACCAGATCAAACCCTACTACCGCGCACCACACATCCTCGTCGGCTTTCCCACCCGCTATGTGGAACGGGGCTGGTCGAAATCCATGGAACAGCTGCCCGAGTATAAACACCGCAAAATGCGATCATCCATCTCCAACCGTTACGGCATGGCGATCACCGAAGGCCTTTTCATGACCAGTCGTGACGGCGTCAATTTCAAACGCTGGCCCGAAGCCTTCCTGCGTCCCGGCATCGAACGTAAAGACACCTGGAACTACGGTCATCAGTACATCGCCTGGCAGCTGGTCGAAACCAAGTCCGACATTGAAGGCGCCCCCGATGAACTCTCCCTCTACGCCACCGAAGGCTACTGGACAGGCGAGGGCAGCAAGCTCCGCCGCTACACCATGCGGATCGACGGTTTCGTCTCCCTCAACGCCCCACTCAAGGGGGGAGAGATCACCACGAAACCGATCACCTTCACCGGCAAAGAGCTCAAACTGAACTTCTCCACCTCCGCCGCCGGCGGCATCACGGTCGAGCTCCAGACCTCCGAGGGCAAACCAATCGAAGGTTTCACAGCAGCTGACTGCATCGAACTCTTCGGCGACACCATTGCCCGCCCGGTCAGCTGGAAGAAGGGAACCGACGTCAGCAGCCTCGCCGGCAAACCAGTGAGATTAAAAATCAAACTCAAAGACGCCGACTTGTATTCGTTTAAGTTTGAGTAAACAAATTGTTGGGAGCAGGACAACCTCGAACACGTTTCGGGGTTGTCTCAATCAACAGAATTGAAAAGAGCAGGCAGCAAGAACCAGCGACCATCTGTTCCCAATTCATCAGCGACGTTTCGCATATTGTTGATGGAAAAACGGCCCATCAAAATAGAAGCCATACGTTCCATTGGAATTCATATACCTGACGATTGTTCCTGAGAAAGCCTGCTCATTCTCTCGCCTGGTGACAAGTCGCAGCCCCTTCACATCCTGCCCCAGGTCCAGATCCGGATCTTCCTGATCACGATTCTGAAAGTCCAGACAGGCCTCGAATCCGTCGACTTCGTTCCCTGTCAGACTAAACCGTAAAATGACACTCGACAGGGGAACCTGCTGATGACGAACCCCCACTGATTTCATCACCCGCAAGGTTTCCATTTCCAGCGTGATAAACGTGGGCTCTTCAGGATTGTCAGGCTCAGCCAACTCCGCATCATGTACATCCTCGCTTTTCTTCCACCCCAGCATTTTGAGCAGCCTCTGGAACAGGCGTTGAACAAAGGAAGAGTTCGCGCTGGTATCGCTGGTCATTATTGAATCCTGAATTAGCCCAAATCAAAACAACTATACTTTTACTGACCACCAGCTTGGTTTTAAAGACTTACAGACAGAAAATACCACCCTCTTACCTATCCTTTTCGTGTCTTTCGTGCCGGCCGTGGTAGTAAAAAATTCAGTTTGCTTAGTTACTCCTGCTTCTCACGATACCCCTCCTGAATCTCCTCCAACCCATACGCGTTCCGTTCCACTACATTCACAAGTTCAAAGCCCCACTCGCGCGCCGACAGCACCCATCGTAATGCGACTCCGAAGTCCTGCTTCGAAAGCTTCCCATAACCGGTCGCCAGGGCAGGGATGTTAACCGAAGAGCAATCCCGTGATTCGATGATCGACAGCGCACCAGTCAGAGTCTCAGCCGCCAGTGCAATGTTCGAATCGTACCAGCCGTCAATCGCCACCGAATACACGATCGACCGAAATGCAAATGGCTCGGGCCCGATTTCCATCACATAACCGGGCGGCACAAACTTCAGCCCCTCATCCCGCAGATACTGATGCAACTGGCTCTGCAGTGCCTCACCCCCTGGAACCAGCAGTGCGCCGTTCACGCCGCCTGACATATTCAGATAAACATTCCCCGAACAAACCAGCCCCTCCGCCGGCTGCTCCAGAATATCACCATGAATGAATTCGAGCTTCAGATTCATTCGCAGCTCCCAATCTCTTCAAGCCTGTAATCGTTGTGGCTATCAATCAGATACCGCGGATTAAACTACAGTTTTTTTCGGTTCCATCCTCTTCGGAAACCATCTGATTACCAGTTCCAGTCCCCACAGACCTGTCAGGCCTCCAATGATTGTCGCAATTGCCATCAGCAGTTGCAGCCAGCCTCCGATGAGGGACGTTGCCAGCATACCTGCCCCCTGCGCCATCATAAAGTACATTAGAAATGTGAGCCGCATAGAGAGGGTTTCTCAGTCGAAACGGATTACTGGAATGCGTCGGCCGTTTCCAGACAGGATCTGTGTACGGATTAATCACCTGAAATCCGACGACAGCCACAACCATAAAAGGCCAGAGCACAATCGAAATCAACATCCCAAAAACAAATAAATAAACATCAAACGGGGGCATCTCTTCCATTGGTCTCGACTGACAAGCTAAACAAGCCAGCCCTCCTGAAATCGCCGCCGGGATCAGCAACGTCGCGCGGAACCGTGTCCAGTCCCCCTCCAGCCAGCCCGCGCCCAGTTGTTCGCTCTGCCGCAACTCAACCTTCCGCCCGTCCGGATCCTCCACCACATACACCGGCTCCTGATCGACTACATTTTGAGACAGAATTCGCAATACTGGCCTCTTCCAGGCTCTCTCGCAGATCCATAGTCGTTCTCGTGAATTGAGATTTCACCTACCAGACGAAAGCGAATGGACCATTATTCTCTGCAAGCTTTTGCGAGAATTCTTCGTCTGAAAGTGTGCAGTACCGAATCAGCTCGATTAACGAAAGGATTAAAGGGATATAAGTCCACACGAACAAAATATACAAAATTCCCCAACCCCAATTGCCCAAGTAAAACTTATGAATCCCCAACCCTCCCAGAAAGAAAGCCAGAAAACCGGCAACCCGTTTCGATTTTTCTGGTCGCTCTGGCTGAATCTTTGGAGCGTTGACGCCAGCCCCCAAGGGTTCCTCATTTGAATAAAGCATGGTCTTACAATGCTTGCATTTGATCGCTTCGGCTTTAATTTCTTCACTACAGAAAGGACATAGCATGGCCCGGACCTCGGTATTTCGCTCGGATTTCGATTTGACTGACTAACTTGCAGCCGCAATAAAAAAGGCAAACAATAAAAACATGTTTAAACAGCTCAAAATAATTCCAGCAATCGCAACACCGCGCCCTCTATTTTGGATGCAGACGGAAACGATTCCCAAAGCAATACTGATAATCCAAAATAAGAAGAAACCCGCAAAGGTATCACCGTCCCAGGAAGCGATATCAAACAATGCGATAAAACAAAGTATCGCCAGAACTAGTGGAGGAACCGCCAACCACAAAGAGCCAGTCTGCTTTTGAGCTGCCTGACTTGACGCCTGCGCTAAATTGTTCTGAGGGGAAGAGTGAACCAGCATGCTTTGGCAATGTCTGCATTTAATCGCTTTTGCTTTTATCTCCTCCCGACAAAAGGGACAAAGTTTGGTATCGCTTGTTTCCAAGATGAATCCTCTCTACCTGTAACTGTACTCATTCTCGATTCCAGATATGGATCATTTCTGAGGAATCTTTTTGAGTTCAGCCCCTCACATTGATCACTCATACACAGCTAATCTTTTTTTGAGTAAAAATCAAGCACAAGCATACACATTTGCACATTACGTTAAATTTATCCAATCGTTTGACCGTGATGACTACTCTGACAAGAGTTGACCACTAATAACACATCCCTTTTCGTGCCTTTCGTGGTAACAAAATTTCATACCGTTAGTAATCACCCACCACGTTTCCATCGCTGCCGCGCCGCATCCAGCAGTACCGCGACGATAATCACCGCTCCGGTGATCACCCGCTTGAGAGGATCGGTCGCCCCGATCTGGGCCAGCCCCGTCTGCAGCACCGCGATGATCAGCACGCCGAAGAACGTATTAATCACTGAACCCCGGCCGCCCATCAGACTCGTCCCGCCAATTACACAGGCCGCAATCGCCGACAGCTCGAGTCCCACCGCCGCATTCGGATCCGCCGTTGAGAGTCGCGAAGTCTGCATCACACCCGCCAGGCCACACAAGAGACCACTGATCGTGAACACCACGATCGAGCAGGGGGCCGTCCGAATTCCCGACATCCGCACCGCCTCCGCATTCGTTCCGATCGCCACACAATAGCGACCAAAGACTGTCCGCGTCAGCAGATATTGTCCCACCACCACAATCACCAGTGCCAGCAGAAACGCGGGCGAGAACAGCAGCCCCTTCACAGGCACGCCGATCCATTCAATCGACGAACCGATGTATTTCGTCTGCGAATCGGTCAGCAGGTATGCACCGCCGCGTGCCATCTCCAGCATCCCCAGCGTCACAATAAACGAAGGAATCCCCGCCTTCACACTGATCGCGCCGTTAAGCATCCCGCACAGCGCACCGGTCCCCAGACAGACAGGCACCGCCGCCCACAAAGGCCAGCCCCAGTCGACCATGCACACGCCCAGCACCGCCGACGAGAGCGCCAGCAGCGAACCGACCGACAAATCGATCCCGCCAATAATCAATACCAGCGTCATTCCCACCGAAATCACCAGCAGATCTGGAATGTTATTCGCCACCGTAGCCAGCGTCTGCCGCGTCAGAAAGTGATCGCTCATCTGATGGAAAATCAAAACCAGCAGCACCAGCACACCCAAGAGGCCCGCATATTGAAACAGTGAATACGTCAGCCCGCCATGCGACGATTGGTTTTCCGGGAGTGGGGCAGGGGAGTCAGTCATCGCGTCGTTCCTCCAGAGTTTGTTTTCTCTTGTGATGCATACCCTGCAAAACAGTCCTGCATAATCGCGTCATACGACCACTCCTCCCTTTTGTATTCGCTCACCAGCCGGCCTGCCGACATCACACCAATCCGGTCGCAGGTCTCGACCAGTTCTTCCAGGTCACTGCTGACAATCACCAGGGCTTTCCCTTGCCGGGCCAGCTCATCAAACAGCTGATGAATCTTCCGCCGCGCCGCCACGTCAATGCCCCGCGTCGGTTCGTCAAACAGAAACACATCCGCATCCTTGAGCAGCCACTTCGCCACCGCGACCTTCTGCTGATTCCCCCCGCTGAGTGTGCCCACACTCTGTTCCATATCCCGGGCATGAATCCCCAGTCGTTCCCACTCGGTCCGCACGACGGTCGCTTCCCGCTGACGGTCGATCACGCCTGCAGTCCCCGCCAGTCGATCCAGACTGGGCAGCGTCGTATTCACCCGGATCGACTGCGAGAGCAGCAATCCGTTCTGCTTGCGGTCCTCCGTCACCATCGCCAGTTTCGCCGCGACCGCTTCATGCGGATGTCCGAATCGACGGGGCACACTCTCGCCCCGCAGGAAAACGTCACCCCGCGTCGCGCGATCTGCTCCGAAAATCAGCCGCAACAGTTCCGTCCGTCCCGCTCCCACCAGCCCCGCGATCCCATACCGTTCCCCCGTCTGCACGGAAAAGCTGACCTCCTGAACCGGTCCCCCCGTCATGCCTTCTACGCGTAACAGCGTCTGTTCCCGGGAGTGGTTCGTATGCTCCTGGAGCGCATGCTCTACCGCCTGTGTCTCGCCGGTCATCAGATCCACCACCCGTTCGATCGGCTGAAACTCACTCACGGCATGCGTACTGACATACTTCC
This genomic stretch from Gimesia sp. harbors:
- a CDS encoding macro domain-containing protein, which gives rise to MNLKLEFIHGDILEQPAEGLVCSGNVYLNMSGGVNGALLVPGGEALQSQLHQYLRDEGLKFVPPGYVMEIGPEPFAFRSIVYSVAIDGWYDSNIALAAETLTGALSIIESRDCSSVNIPALATGYGKLSKQDFGVALRWVLSAREWGFELVNVVERNAYGLEEIQEGYREKQE
- a CDS encoding ABC transporter permease — translated: MTDSPAPLPENQSSHGGLTYSLFQYAGLLGVLVLLVLIFHQMSDHFLTRQTLATVANNIPDLLVISVGMTLVLIIGGIDLSVGSLLALSSAVLGVCMVDWGWPLWAAVPVCLGTGALCGMLNGAISVKAGIPSFIVTLGMLEMARGGAYLLTDSQTKYIGSSIEWIGVPVKGLLFSPAFLLALVIVVVGQYLLTRTVFGRYCVAIGTNAEAVRMSGIRTAPCSIVVFTISGLLCGLAGVMQTSRLSTADPNAAVGLELSAIAACVIGGTSLMGGRGSVINTFFGVLIIAVLQTGLAQIGATDPLKRVITGAVIIVAVLLDAARQRWKRGG
- a CDS encoding sugar ABC transporter ATP-binding protein; the encoded protein is MTGTTPRFSAEGLSKDYVVRVLDCVSFELRAGEIHALVGANGAGKSTLCKIISGLVPPTEGQMLLNGVPYSPSDKRSAESLGIQIVQQELNLIPTLSVAENLLVGRYPQRWGVIDRRELQLRARAALDRFGLTDIATNQSAGSLGVGQQQMLEIAAALDRKCELLILDEPTAALSAGETERLFARLDELRAQGVGIIYISHRLDEIARIADRLTVLRDGKYVSTHAVSEFQPIERVVDLMTGETQAVEHALQEHTNHSREQTLLRVEGMTGGPVQEVSFSVQTGERYGIAGLVGAGRTELLRLIFGADRATRGDVFLRGESVPRRFGHPHEAVAAKLAMVTEDRKQNGLLLSQSIRVNTTLPSLDRLAGTAGVIDRQREATVVRTEWERLGIHARDMEQSVGTLSGGNQQKVAVAKWLLKDADVFLFDEPTRGIDVAARRKIHQLFDELARQGKALVIVSSDLEELVETCDRIGVMSAGRLVSEYKREEWSYDAIMQDCFAGYASQEKTNSGGTTR
- a CDS encoding TM2 domain-containing protein, which produces MLCPFCSEEIKAEAIKCKHCKTMLYSNEEPLGAGVNAPKIQPERPEKSKRVAGFLAFFLGGLGIHKFYLGNWGWGILYILFVWTYIPLILSLIELIRYCTLSDEEFSQKLAENNGPFAFVW